Genomic DNA from Methanofollis sp. W23:
CCGGCCAGGAAAAGTCCATGCTCGCGATCGCCGAGGAGTGCGGCGTCACCCGTCCGATCCTCGACACGGCGGCAACCCCGCTCGGTATGGGCTCTGGCGGTTCGTTCCGTGAGATCCTCGCCTGCAAGGCGATCCACGGTCTGCCGACCGGCGGTGCATACCACAACATGACTGTCTCCTGGACCTGGCTGAAGCGCTGGAGGAAGAGCGTCCTTGCCGGGCAGTACGAGGGCAACGATGTCCTGCTGGAGCAGATGTCCCACCACCACTTCGGCGGGATGGAAGGTATCAGGCAGACCGCATGGGCCTCCCCTGATATCGGCTGCAACATCATGGCCATGACCCTTGGCGCAGACCTGATCATGTTCGGGCCTATTGAGAACATGGAAGGTATGGCCACGGCGGCCGCATTCTCCGACGTCGTCCTTGCCGAGGCTCTCAAGGAACTCGGCGGCGAGGTCCAGGCAGAGAAGCACCCGATTACGCTTCTCGTCTAAACCCAATCTCTTTTTTTTCTCTGGTTTTGTAGCACGTCTCTCCCTTCTGTCGCAGTGATCCCTTCACCCTAGGAATCCCAGGACAATGGTGGGCAGAGGAAGACCGCAATGGAGAGCCCGCTCACTCGTCGTATGACAAAACAGCAGACGAAGAACACAGCACCTCGCCGCCCATCAGTTATCTTCGTCCGTGAGGGGACAACCGAAGGGAGTCGAGAGAATTTGGCTTTGTAGAATCAGTCATGAACCCGAGGCTCAAGCATACACGATGAAAATTTTTCGTCACTTGATCTCTCAATTTCAAGACAGAAGAATCGGGGGGATCTTGTTCCATCGCCGCACCCCCCCATCCCCTCGCGAGATGGCAGGAAAGATCGTGCGATAAGGGGCGGCACGTCTGATCATCATGCCTTCCCCCACCATCGTCCGAGGGCGCTCTCGAAAATTAAAAATTTTCTCGAACTCGCTCTCGCTCGTTCCCCCGAGATGAAGATTGGGCCGGGAAGGCTCAATCGATGCACCTGAAGAGGGGAGTACCGTCCCCGGGCCCATCCTGACGTGGGGATCTGGGATCTCCTCTGGCGTGAAGGAAAGAGGGAACATTCTTCACCTGATTATGGGGCGGGATGCATGATCATCACACCGCTCCCGTCGTCATGACCCAGAGGACCTAACCCACGGGACGGAGTCGAAGAACGCAACAGGTTCAGGCTCACGCCCTCTTCTTCCCTTGCAAAAACTCCATGCTCGGCCGCACTGCCCCCGGGTCATGCACCTCGACGACGGCCGTCGCCGACGAAGGGATGGCCGCCATCACCGCTGAAAAATCGATGCAACCGCTTCCGCAGGCGGCATGGAGATCATGTGTGCCGTCATTGTCATGGAGGTGAAAATGCACCGGCCGTGCCTCTGCAAGAAAGGCTTCAAGAGTGCCGGTGAGCACGGCATGCCCGATGTCAAGGGTAAACCCGAGTCCCAGGTCGTCAAGAAGCGGGAGGAGACTGGTGTCCCTGAAGTGGCAACAGGTCCATGAGCCCATGTTCTCGACCGCAAGGACGACCGAGACCTCGTCCTGGAGCGCGGCAAGGTCGTGGAGAGACCGTAGCAGGGCCTGTTCTGAGGCCTGCCAGAGGTGAGGTTCCATACAGAAACCAGGATGGACGACAAGTCGGCATGCCCCGACCTCGTCACAGATCCTGGCAAGATCGGCGATCGCCTCGACCGAGGCGCACCGCATCGTCTCGTTCTCCGCAGCGAGGTTGATATCGGTGGTCGGAGCATGGACGGTATAGGAAAAGTCGAAAGAGTCGCAGGCCTCCTGGTAGAAGAACAGGGAATGGAGCGAGTCGGAGAGCACCTCGACAAGCCTGGTCTCGGCGGCAAGCAGACCAAGTGCCTCCTCGAGCGGACGGTCCATGAGGCAGTAGGTAGAACATCCAGGAAGTTTCATCTCTTCCCTCTCTTCCTGAGAGCCGCAAGGTGCGCCACGAGCATGGGGATGTCTTTGACTGAGACAGCACCGCCATGACAGAGGGACGAGAAGATCGCGGTCGCCTCTCCCCCGGTATAATCACGGCTCGAGAGCGAGGAACCGTCCCGTGCCAGCACAAAAATCTTCGGGCCATGGGACTGTCCCAGGACCTTGAGATTGGCGATATTGCCCGGGCCGACCGGCATCTCGGTGATGACCACGGCGTCGACCTTCTCAAGGAGAGCAGCATATTCATCAAGTGAACGTGCAGAGACCGGTGCAAAGGGTGGTTCCTTGACGACCGGGATCCCGAGCCCTTCGGCGGTGGTGCAGTCAGAGTCGTTGGCCGAGAGGACACCGGCGGTGACCCTGTACCCCTGCGAAGAGAGGGCATACATCGTCTCGGCCCCGGTGCCCCCGCCACAGACAACATGGACGTGCAACGGTGCAGTGTCCTGGGGCGCCGGCGCTGGCGCCGGTTCATACCGCGGGACCAGGTACGGTCTCCCGGTGAGCGGGTGGGTCCTGACCATCATCGGGACGCCAAAGACCTGCCTGATATGGGCGTCGGTGAGCACCTCTTCAGGCGAACCTGCGGCAACGATCTTTGCTCTCTCCATGAGGATGAGGCGGTCGCAGAAGTAGGCGGCAAGGTTGAGATCATGGAAGACGGCGACCACCGTCACCTCGGGAGTGAGGCCCCTGATGATCGAGAGAACCTCGATCTGGTGGTTGATGTCGAGATGGGAGGTCGGTTCGTCGAGGAGCATAGCCCTGGGCTGCTGGGCGAGGGCGCGGGCAATGAGCACCCGTTGCCGTTCGCCCCCGCTGATCTCGGTGATGAGACGGTCGGCCAGGTGGGCAGTGCTGGTCAGGTCCATCGCCTTCTGGCAAACGGCGTAGTCAGCCTCTTTCATCGACGAGAGCCGTCCGAGATAGGGGTGGCGACCCATCTGCACGATCTCCTCGACTGTGAACCCGAAGGAGACCATCGTCTCTTGCGGGACGGCGCCGAGTCTGGTGGCCAGTTCCCTGGGCGAATATCCGGCGATCTCTCTGCCGTCGACATAGACCGCACCGGCCGCCGGGTTGATGACCCGCGAGATCGTGCGGATGAGCGTGGTCTTCCCGCACCCGTTCGGTCCCAGGATCCCGATGAACGACCCTTCGTTCACGGCGAGCGAGACGGCGTCCAGCACCTGGACATCGCCATACCTGACATCGAGGTCCTCTGCCCTGATCATCTCTGTTGTCATGTCCGTGTCCTGCTCCGTAAGAGATAGATGAAGAATGGCGCTCCAAAGAACGCCGTGACGATCCCGACCGGAATTTCATTGGGCATGGTGCGGGCAAGGGTGTCGGCCCACATCAGGATGACCGCACCGGCCATCATGGCCGAGGGGAGGAGCACCCGGTGGTCAGGGCCAACGATGATACGCATCACGTGCGGGGTGATGAGCCCGATGAACCCGATGGCCCCGGCGACCGAGACGGCGATCCCGGTGATAAATGAGGAAAGAAGGAGGAGCGCGAGTTTGAGTTTTTCGACGTCCACTCCCAGGTGCAGGGCGTCCTCCTCGCCAAGGGAGATGACATTGAGGTCCCTGGCAAAGAAGAAGAGCATGATACACCCGACGAGAATGAGGGCGGCGACCTTGACATCATCCCACCAGACATTCCAGAGGCCGCCCATCAGCCAGAACATGATCTGGTGGAGGCTCTTGCCTGAGATGTACATCACAAAGGAGAGGAGGGCCGAGAGGAAGAGGGAGACCGCGATCCCTGAGAGGAGAAGGGTCTCGACTGCCACCCGTCCATCACGGCGCGAGATGAGGTAGACGACAATGGTCGAGGCGGTGGCACCGATGAAAGCAAAGACCGGCAGCCCCCATCCCATCAAAAATACAATCGAGAGAGACGCACCCAGGGCACCTCCCGACGACGTCCCGATGATGTAGGGGTCTGCCATCGAGTTCTTGAAGAGCCCCTGCATCGCGGTCCCTGCAGCCGCAAGCCCCGCACCGACAAGGAGGGCAGCGAGCACTCTGGGGAGGCGGACGTCAAAGAGGATCTGGGTGATCCCGGCGGGGCCAAGGTCGAGAAGGGAGAGGCCGCTGGTCCCTATGGCGGTGGTGAGGATGATGCTTATACCCAGGATGAGAATGAGGGTGACCAGCACGATCCAGGTCTTCTTCTGCATGATAGTCTTCTTAAACGTATCTTACCCTAAGGAAAATAAAGTTACCCAAATGATTGGCACCCACGCACACTACCAGAGGGTGTGGTTCAGAGCATAAGCGGCATAGGATACAGGACCGTTTAAATAAAAAGCGAGATGAGGCCTTCAGACCTCATATGCCACGAGCGACAGCCCCGGTTCTTTCTCGAAGTCCTGGATCCTCCTGAGGTCCGTGTCCTTCAGCGACGAATAGGATGGCCTGGCGTACGCAAGGAGCGTCACTCTCATCTCTTTCTCAAGTTTTTTTACCATCTCCACCTGTTCGGGAGAGATGCTTGCATATCCCATACAGATCATGGCATTCACCTGGCCATCACATATCCATTCGTCATATATTGTGATATGAATACTGGAGGGGGGGGCGAAGATCAGTCCTCATTCAACACCAAACAGTCAGAATGAAGATGTATGCGTAGGTTCGTGTGGAGACTGGAAATATGAAATGGTTTTCGTGTACAGAGACGGCATCCGCCTTTCTCATCCTTCTTGCCGTACCTGTTGCGGCAACAGGATTTACCGGGTGGGAAGGAAATGTCACCCTTGATCCTGAGACGAACATCACCCTCGGGGAACATGAGACCTGGGGCGAGGCGCCAGACTACGCATCCTCGCCGATAAACGAGTCGGATGCCATCGTCAAACATCACGTCCATGATCTCCTCCAGC
This window encodes:
- a CDS encoding sugar phosphate isomerase/epimerase; its protein translation is MDRPLEEALGLLAAETRLVEVLSDSLHSLFFYQEACDSFDFSYTVHAPTTDINLAAENETMRCASVEAIADLARICDEVGACRLVVHPGFCMEPHLWQASEQALLRSLHDLAALQDEVSVVLAVENMGSWTCCHFRDTSLLPLLDDLGLGFTLDIGHAVLTGTLEAFLAEARPVHFHLHDNDGTHDLHAACGSGCIDFSAVMAAIPSSATAVVEVHDPGAVRPSMEFLQGKKRA
- a CDS encoding iron chelate uptake ABC transporter family permease subunit, producing the protein MQKKTWIVLVTLILILGISIILTTAIGTSGLSLLDLGPAGITQILFDVRLPRVLAALLVGAGLAAAGTAMQGLFKNSMADPYIIGTSSGGALGASLSIVFLMGWGLPVFAFIGATASTIVVYLISRRDGRVAVETLLLSGIAVSLFLSALLSFVMYISGKSLHQIMFWLMGGLWNVWWDDVKVAALILVGCIMLFFFARDLNVISLGEEDALHLGVDVEKLKLALLLLSSFITGIAVSVAGAIGFIGLITPHVMRIIVGPDHRVLLPSAMMAGAVILMWADTLARTMPNEIPVGIVTAFFGAPFFIYLLRSRTRT
- a CDS encoding heme ABC transporter ATP-binding protein, yielding MTTEMIRAEDLDVRYGDVQVLDAVSLAVNEGSFIGILGPNGCGKTTLIRTISRVINPAAGAVYVDGREIAGYSPRELATRLGAVPQETMVSFGFTVEEIVQMGRHPYLGRLSSMKEADYAVCQKAMDLTSTAHLADRLITEISGGERQRVLIARALAQQPRAMLLDEPTSHLDINHQIEVLSIIRGLTPEVTVVAVFHDLNLAAYFCDRLILMERAKIVAAGSPEEVLTDAHIRQVFGVPMMVRTHPLTGRPYLVPRYEPAPAPAPQDTAPLHVHVVCGGGTGAETMYALSSQGYRVTAGVLSANDSDCTTAEGLGIPVVKEPPFAPVSARSLDEYAALLEKVDAVVITEMPVGPGNIANLKVLGQSHGPKIFVLARDGSSLSSRDYTGGEATAIFSSLCHGGAVSVKDIPMLVAHLAALRKRGKR